In the Verrucomicrobiia bacterium genome, one interval contains:
- a CDS encoding S1 RNA-binding domain-containing protein, with product MANATITMDDLLKEEAVKQLTAGEVVEGKVLSVRKHEVLIDLGPLGVGLVPRREIGFSRNLTEGDSVTASVVDIELDNGYSLLSLRKAAKDRGWDEVSRIAEEGEVIEVTPYDANRGGLLIEFEGVRGFLPVSQLSAEHYPRVGGADKDEILQRLNSLVGKEIKVRILDADRKANKLIFSEKEAIKEGLAERFEKLSIGDTVTGVATGVVDFGVFVNVSGIEGLVHISEISWERVNNPGDYVKVGQAIEAKIIAIDKDRLSLSMKQLTDDPWLKEVEQFKKGDEVEGTVTRITPFGAFVQISPAVEALVHISELGSGDNADPEKIFKLNERKMFRVLDIDKENRKISLSLTDKK from the coding sequence ATGGCAAATGCCACAATAACAATGGATGACCTCTTGAAAGAAGAGGCCGTAAAACAACTGACCGCTGGCGAGGTGGTAGAAGGAAAAGTACTATCGGTACGCAAGCACGAGGTGCTTATTGACCTAGGACCGCTAGGTGTCGGGTTGGTGCCTCGACGTGAAATTGGTTTTTCACGCAACTTAACAGAGGGTGATAGCGTCACTGCAAGTGTGGTTGATATCGAACTCGATAACGGCTATTCGCTGCTCTCGCTACGCAAAGCCGCGAAGGATCGTGGTTGGGACGAAGTAAGTCGAATTGCAGAAGAAGGCGAAGTAATTGAAGTTACCCCTTACGATGCAAACCGCGGTGGCTTACTCATCGAATTTGAAGGCGTGCGCGGGTTCTTGCCGGTGAGCCAATTAAGTGCTGAGCACTATCCTCGTGTTGGTGGAGCCGATAAGGATGAAATCTTGCAGCGACTTAACTCGCTGGTTGGAAAAGAAATCAAAGTACGTATTCTTGATGCTGACCGCAAGGCTAATAAGCTAATCTTTAGTGAAAAAGAAGCCATTAAAGAAGGTTTAGCAGAACGATTTGAAAAACTCAGCATTGGCGATACCGTCACCGGTGTAGCAACTGGTGTGGTTGATTTTGGTGTCTTTGTGAATGTCTCGGGCATCGAAGGACTCGTACACATTAGTGAAATCAGCTGGGAACGGGTAAATAATCCAGGTGATTATGTAAAAGTTGGCCAAGCTATCGAAGCGAAGATTATCGCTATCGATAAAGACCGATTAAGCTTGAGCATGAAACAGCTTACCGATGATCCATGGCTAAAAGAAGTTGAGCAGTTCAAGAAAGGCGATGAAGTCGAGGGCACAGTCACTCGCATCACGCCATTTGGTGCCTTTGTGCAGATTAGCCCTGCCGTCGAGGCGCTTGTACACATCAGTGAACTTGGTAGCGGTGATAACGCCGATCCCGAGAAGATCTTTAAGTTGAACGAGCGTAAGATGTTCCGTGTGCTTGACATCGATAAAGAAAATCGCAAAATTTCACTTAGTCTTACAGACAAAAAGTAA
- a CDS encoding ROK family protein, with protein MLIAIDTGGTKTLVTSFYRDGKPHKSYRFQTPHDKRDYLTALAALVNQHYSLQKVSAIVIAVPGVVKNNRAVWCDNLGWKDFNIPLGLKKLGITVPVFLENDANLAALGEVRRLKQIPSLALYLTVSTGIGSGLIVDGHIQPATSNSEAGHMVLNFHGHYQEWETFASGRALKATYQKLARDIPETDTKTWQEVAEKISVGLLALIPSLQPEIIIIGGSIGTYFQRYKSFLDDILKSQLNEHFPIPPVIQARFPEEAVLYGCFCYGSDRSFN; from the coding sequence ATGTTAATCGCAATCGATACTGGGGGAACAAAAACGCTCGTGACGAGTTTTTATCGTGACGGAAAACCGCACAAGTCATATCGATTTCAAACACCACACGATAAACGCGATTACCTTACCGCGCTTGCAGCTCTTGTGAACCAACACTATAGCCTCCAAAAAGTTTCGGCTATTGTTATCGCCGTTCCTGGCGTGGTAAAGAACAACCGTGCTGTTTGGTGCGATAATCTTGGCTGGAAAGATTTCAACATACCGCTTGGCTTAAAGAAGCTCGGCATAACCGTACCCGTATTTCTGGAGAATGACGCTAACCTCGCAGCACTAGGTGAGGTCAGGCGCTTGAAACAAATCCCGTCACTTGCACTCTACCTTACAGTAAGCACCGGGATCGGTAGCGGGCTTATCGTTGATGGCCATATTCAGCCAGCCACCAGCAACAGCGAGGCAGGTCATATGGTGTTAAATTTCCACGGCCATTATCAGGAATGGGAGACATTTGCATCTGGTCGCGCACTTAAAGCAACCTACCAGAAATTAGCTCGCGACATACCCGAAACCGACACAAAGACCTGGCAGGAAGTAGCCGAAAAAATAAGCGTCGGGCTTCTCGCACTCATACCGAGCTTACAACCCGAGATAATAATTATCGGTGGAAGCATTGGTACCTATTTTCAACGGTATAAATCATTCCTCGATGATATTCTTAAATCACAGCTCAACGAGCATTTCCCTATCCCCCCCGTTATACAAGCGAGGTTCCCGGAAGAGGCTGTACTATATGGATGTTTTTGCTATGGATCAGATCGCTCTTTTAATTAA
- the infB gene encoding translation initiation factor IF-2, whose product MSEKVIAVPHMITVGELAEALDLPVTVLVGELFKNGIAATVNQRIDFETAQIIVDELKLNVRLEKKSTDEVAVAKATRELSDAAAPRPPIVAVMGHVDHGKTSLLDAILKMKVASGEAGGITQHISAYQTTKNNRSITLLDTPGHEAFSALRQHGAALTDVVIIVVAADDGVKPQTIEAIKFAQAANAKIVVAINKIDKDTADAARVKAQLASEHNLNPEEWGGDTVMVEVSAKTGQNIDKLLDMVLLVADLEDLRAEVNIPAEGLVIESHMEQGRGPVVSLLVEHGVLRQGMFLVAGGTYAKIRTLLDFAEKPFKEAGPSTPAVVTGFKELPHFGDRFKAVTNEKLARTEVEKYRAETESNALSANVTSADLLRMMSKKQSTQDLNVILRADVQGSLTSLSDSLRLLENEEINVNIISSGVGNITENDIRLASTSNAIVYGFNVQLPPAVKRLAVRDKVAVRLFRVIYELLDDVKEAMEGLLSPEVVEHEVGNLKIKAVFRTTNNEVICGGEVMSGKVTPNLLARVKRKDEQIAEVEVAHVQRQQQEAKEVFEGELCGLSLKTKNKLLLAEGDTLEFFTRELVKRSL is encoded by the coding sequence ATGTCTGAGAAAGTTATTGCCGTCCCGCATATGATTACCGTTGGTGAGCTTGCCGAAGCACTCGACTTGCCTGTGACTGTGCTTGTTGGTGAGTTATTTAAAAATGGAATCGCTGCCACAGTTAACCAGCGTATTGATTTTGAAACCGCCCAAATTATCGTTGACGAATTAAAACTGAACGTTCGTTTAGAAAAAAAATCAACTGATGAGGTGGCTGTGGCAAAAGCGACCCGCGAACTATCGGACGCAGCCGCTCCCCGTCCACCGATTGTTGCCGTTATGGGGCATGTTGACCATGGCAAAACATCTTTACTTGATGCAATCTTAAAAATGAAGGTTGCATCTGGTGAAGCAGGGGGAATTACCCAGCACATTAGTGCCTACCAAACTACTAAGAATAATCGTTCGATTACTCTACTTGATACTCCGGGGCACGAAGCGTTTAGTGCTCTTCGCCAACACGGCGCCGCACTAACGGATGTTGTAATTATTGTTGTGGCCGCTGATGACGGCGTGAAGCCACAAACTATAGAGGCGATTAAATTTGCCCAAGCAGCCAACGCAAAAATTGTAGTGGCGATCAACAAAATCGATAAAGATACCGCTGATGCAGCACGCGTGAAAGCGCAACTTGCGAGCGAGCACAACTTAAACCCAGAAGAATGGGGTGGCGATACGGTGATGGTCGAAGTGAGTGCCAAGACCGGCCAGAATATCGATAAACTGCTCGACATGGTGCTTTTGGTGGCTGATCTTGAAGATTTACGTGCTGAAGTTAATATTCCTGCTGAAGGTTTAGTTATTGAATCCCATATGGAGCAAGGTCGTGGACCAGTGGTGAGCTTGCTGGTTGAGCATGGCGTGCTTCGCCAAGGAATGTTTTTAGTTGCCGGCGGTACGTACGCTAAAATTCGTACCTTGCTTGATTTCGCTGAAAAGCCTTTTAAAGAAGCTGGCCCATCAACGCCAGCGGTTGTCACTGGTTTTAAAGAATTGCCGCATTTCGGCGATCGGTTTAAGGCGGTAACTAATGAGAAGCTTGCGCGTACCGAAGTTGAAAAGTATCGCGCTGAAACCGAAAGCAATGCCTTAAGCGCAAATGTCACCAGTGCCGATTTATTAAGAATGATGAGCAAAAAGCAAAGCACTCAGGATTTAAATGTTATCTTGCGGGCTGATGTGCAGGGTTCATTGACCTCTTTAAGTGACAGCTTACGCTTGCTTGAAAACGAAGAAATTAACGTTAATATTATTAGTTCGGGCGTTGGCAATATCACCGAAAACGATATTCGCTTGGCTTCTACCAGTAATGCAATTGTCTATGGGTTTAATGTGCAGCTACCGCCGGCAGTTAAACGATTGGCCGTACGAGATAAGGTCGCGGTCCGTTTGTTTAGGGTTATCTACGAACTCCTTGATGACGTGAAGGAAGCCATGGAAGGACTATTGAGCCCTGAAGTAGTTGAGCACGAAGTCGGCAATTTAAAGATCAAGGCTGTTTTCCGCACCACAAATAATGAAGTGATATGTGGGGGCGAGGTTATGAGCGGCAAGGTGACGCCCAACCTCTTGGCACGGGTAAAGCGAAAGGATGAACAAATTGCTGAAGTAGAAGTTGCCCACGTGCAACGTCAGCAACAAGAAGCCAAAGAAGTATTTGAAGGCGAATTGTGCGGCCTCAGCTTAAAAACCAAGAACAAGCTGTTGCTTGCTGAAGGTGATACTTTAGAATTCTTTACTCGAGAGCTGGTAAAGCGCTCACTATAG